The proteins below come from a single Bombus pyrosoma isolate SC7728 linkage group LG10, ASM1482585v1, whole genome shotgun sequence genomic window:
- the LOC122572002 gene encoding protein downstream neighbor of son homolog, translated as MEDRNKLQSEWKRPDEVMQLHRLKIKKRALQARINNTRINKKNLESEPTQKSNNQNIVSNHCVGQKRKNPFIKDETDKKFNITPPDMEASNDNTLFELLKIKVPKVSETENSINDCSLTFSNAFLQLEANKNILDLEIPKGEKYIPIDWTLKTKMRFMSPKPFPWNCKLKTSEEASGTTGFVRCLDISEQHSTLDTSPNARLHQCCLIWQHPSLPWLELFPRSTGKVSANLTSNSMIVNNMLIKEALYKEWSESFRSLFHLLRARQCPYFYVCATNFTVLFRAAGICGISEAHALLTPTTRGFRQSLKQEEIEYTMPLRKDCKRQSDVTDSGCDTADSATSLSYTENQNLDDEEDETQDEWLQSLGVENSEIRKINNSQARMTLEKETELDNMKQSLIFVKGVESQALFNFLINCKSAITTTGPLAGVPPTLLSPVAFHGATLKPIRVKESIVRVDSEKYFSLELKGPLLPHVLPSLCSLMKSSQLEQYSASCARLHSTTSFSAMKNNFEQMELGNIPKIPENVFGKENLSDCGFNSELLKDFCSPDPTNIQIIENIKFSNNSYTWS; from the exons ATGGAGgatcgaaataaattgcaatcAGAATGGAAAAGACCAGACGAAGTAATGCAGTtgcatcgtttaaaaataaaaaagcgtGCCCTACAAGCACGTATAAACAATACACgcattaataaaaagaatttagaaTCAGAGCCTACACAAAAATccaataatcaaaatattgtGTCTAATCATTGTGTAGGTCAAAAGCGAAAGAATCCTTTCATTAAAGATGAAACAgataaaaagtttaatataaCACCTCCAGACATGGAAGCTAGTAATGATAATACactatttgaattattaaaaataaaagtccCAAAAGTGAGTGAAACAGAAAACTCAATAAATGATTGTTCTTTAACATTTAGCAATGCATTTTTACAATTGGAAgcaaataagaatattttggATTTAGAAATACCGAaaggtgaaaaatatattccaataGATTGGactttaaaaactaaaatgaGATTTATGTCTCCAAAACCATTTCCTTGgaattgtaaattgaaaactaGCGAAGAAGCTTCTGGTACTACTGGTTTTGTAAGATGTTTGGATATTAGTGAACAACATTCAACTTTAGATACTAGTCCAAATGCAag GTTACACCAATGCTGCTTAATATGGCAGCACCCTTCATTACCATGGTTGGAGTTATTTCCTCGTTCTACTGGGAAAGTAAGTGCAAATTTAACAAGTAATTCTATGATAGTAAACAACATGCTCATTAAAGAAGCTTTATACAAAGAATGGAGTGAAAGCTTTAGGtcactttttcatttattgagAGCACGACAATgtccatatttttatgtttgtgCGACCAATTTTACTGTATTATTCCGTGCTGCTGGAATTTGTGGAATTTCTGAAGCTCATGCACTTTTGACACCTACAACACGTGGTTTTCGACAGTCTTTAAAACAGGAAG AAATTGAATATACAATGCCTTTGAGAAAAGATTGTAAACGGCAATCAGATGTAACTGATTCAGGATGTGATACAGCAGATTCAGCTACATCATTGAGCTATACAGAGAATCAAAATCTTGATGATGAGGAAGATGAAACACAAGATGAATGGCTGCAGAGCTTAGGAGttgaaaattctgaaattcgtaaaattaataattctcaa GCAAGAATGacattagaaaaagaaactgaacTGGACAATATGAAACAATccttaatttttgtaaaaggTGTAGAGTCACAAGCTTTATTTAACttcttaattaattgtaaatctGCCATTACAACAACTGGTCCTTTAGCAGGAGTACCTCCAACTCTTTTATCACCAGTGGCTTTTCACGGTGCAACATTAAAGCCAATTagg gTTAAAGAAAGCATAGTTCGTGTTGacagtgaaaaatatttttccctgGAATTAAAAGGACCCCTCCTACCACATGTCTTACCTTCACTCTGTTCTTTAATGAAATCTAGTCAGTTAGAACAATATTCTGCGAGTTGTGCACGGTTACACTCAACAACTTCATTTTcagcaatgaaaaataattttg AACAAATGGAATTAGGAAATATACCAAAAATTCCAGAAAATGTTTTTGGTAAAGAGAATTTGAGCGATTGTGGATTCAATAGCGAATTATTAAAGGATTTTTGTAGTCCTGACccaacaaatattcaaattatagaaaatattaaattttcaaataattcgtaTACATGGTCTTga
- the LOC122572003 gene encoding zinc finger protein 148-like isoform X1: MFKHQHYFVAVNTERVITMGEKTFNLTWNNHLANLSGLFEGLYKSGSLTDTTLACQGGMLRAHRLVLAACSPYFERVFKEHYGEQPILILKGVAVEEMECLLDFMYRGSIDVAEEHLPSLIKTATDLEIRGLSGDQRNQENSRSPYTRVETRMQRCHIEARVHTTEYMKEPSVIPFLPKQSSIESLEDHIKVEEIEVEDDPMVIDGHEDTFDEPLRSSETQIRRMPPPMYKRETRFKGQKRVSVGRSMRNNDVLEFRSKERIASKEESTRECYEDSSNTVKSEPTFNNTSADPTVPDIQMNDDLQERDESLESSKNMDDSPRLTIKKKGDNLTKKSGLNEGKEAKPIQPKSEKAQHKPFPCDLCTLAFTRASHLARHRRVHTGERPFACSICPRMFARQDKLKQHLDSHLQWPKRKNSLSSSSCQSAPSAVVKGKRGRPRKVNLEQSAMEEILKFGEFSSLLNKSHSANATSKNEDFASVENERKMKEQEEYIAEEGNEDKDKDANRDKDNYGCQVENGQDIV; encoded by the exons ATGTTTAAACATCAACACTACTTCGTTGCAG TGAACACTGAACGCGTCATAACAATGGGTGAGAAAACATTCAACCTAACTTGGAACAATCACCTAGCGAACTTGTCTGGATTGTTTGAAGGACTCTATAAGAGTGGTTCCTTAACTGATACAACGTTAGCTTGTCAAGGTGGAATGTTAAGGGCACATAGACTGGTCTTGGCAGCATGCAGTCCTTATTTTGAAAGAGTTTTCAAAGAACACTATGGTGAACAGccaattcttattttaaaag GTGTTGCAGTTGAAGAAATGGAATGTCTTTTGGATTTTATGTACCGTGGTTCGATCGATGTCGCTGAAGAACATTTGCCATCTTTGATTAAAACTGCCACAGATCTAGAGATCCGTGGTCTTTCCGGTGACCAGAGAAATCAAGAAAATAGTCGTAGCCCTTATACGAGAGTGGAAACGCGGATGCAACGGTGTCACATAGAGGCGAGAGTTCATACAACGGAGTACATGAAGGAACCGTCCGTGATTCCATTTTTACCAAAACAGTCTTCCATAGAGTCATTAGAGGATCACATCAAGGTGGAAGAAATTGAGGTGGAAGACGATCCGATGGTGATCGATGGGCACGAGGATACATTCGATGAACCTTTGCGATCGTCGGAAACGCAAATT AGACGTATGCCACCGCCAATGTACAAGCGAGAGACAAGATTTAAAGGTCAGAAAAGGGTCTCGGTGGGACGTTCAATGAGAAACAATGATGTATTAGAATTTAGATCAAAGGAGCGTATAGCTTCGAAGGAAGAGTCTACGAGGGAGTGCTATGAAGACTCGTCGAACACGGTTAAGTCCGAACCAACTTTTAACAACACATCTGCAGATCCTACGGTACCGGATATACAGATGAACGACGACTTACAAGAACGAGATGAAAGTCTG GAATCGTCAAAGAACATGGATGACAGTCCAAGATTAACTATCAAGAAGAAGGGCGATAATCTTACGAAGAAGTCAGGAttgaacgaaggaaaagaagcCAAACCGATACAGCCCAAGTCTGAAAAAGCGCAACATAAACCTTTCCCTTGCGACCTCTGTACTTTAGCCTTTACGAGAGCTTCTCATTTGGCCAGACACAGAAGAGTTCATACGGGTGAACGACCATTTGCCTGTAGCATTTGTCCCCGAATGTTTGCCAGACAGGACAAATTGAAGCAGCATTTGGACTCGCACTTACAATGGCCAAAAAGGAAGAATAGCTTGTCAAGTTCGAGTTGTCAATCAGCACCGTCGGCGGTGGTTAAAGGGAAAAGGGGTAGACCGAGAAAG GTAAATTTAGAACAGTCCGCCATGGaagaaattctgaaatttgGCGAATTCAGTTCTCTACTAAACAAATCCCATTCCGCGAATGCGACGAGCAAAAATGAAGATTTCGCATCCgttgaaaacgaaagaaaaatgaaggaaCAGGAAGAGTATATCGCGGAAGAAGGGAACGAAGATAAAGACAAAGATGCTAACAGAGATAAAGACAATTATGGTTGTCAGGTCGAAAACGGTCAAGAtatagtttaa
- the LOC122572003 gene encoding zinc finger protein 131-like isoform X2, with protein sequence MFKHQHYFVAVNTERVITMGEKTFNLTWNNHLANLSGLFEGLYKSGSLTDTTLACQGGMLRAHRLVLAACSPYFERVFKEHYGEQPILILKGVAVEEMECLLDFMYRGSIDVAEEHLPSLIKTATDLEIRGLSGDQRNQENSRSPYTRVETRMQRCHIEARVHTTEYMKEPSVIPFLPKQSSIESLEDHIKVEEIEVEDDPMVIDGHEDTFDEPLRSSETQIRRMPPPMYKRETRFKGQKRVSVGRSMRNNDVLEFRSKERIASKEESTRECYEDSSNTVKSEPTFNNTSADPTESSKNMDDSPRLTIKKKGDNLTKKSGLNEGKEAKPIQPKSEKAQHKPFPCDLCTLAFTRASHLARHRRVHTGERPFACSICPRMFARQDKLKQHLDSHLQWPKRKNSLSSSSCQSAPSAVVKGKRGRPRKVNLEQSAMEEILKFGEFSSLLNKSHSANATSKNEDFASVENERKMKEQEEYIAEEGNEDKDKDANRDKDNYGCQVENGQDIV encoded by the exons ATGTTTAAACATCAACACTACTTCGTTGCAG TGAACACTGAACGCGTCATAACAATGGGTGAGAAAACATTCAACCTAACTTGGAACAATCACCTAGCGAACTTGTCTGGATTGTTTGAAGGACTCTATAAGAGTGGTTCCTTAACTGATACAACGTTAGCTTGTCAAGGTGGAATGTTAAGGGCACATAGACTGGTCTTGGCAGCATGCAGTCCTTATTTTGAAAGAGTTTTCAAAGAACACTATGGTGAACAGccaattcttattttaaaag GTGTTGCAGTTGAAGAAATGGAATGTCTTTTGGATTTTATGTACCGTGGTTCGATCGATGTCGCTGAAGAACATTTGCCATCTTTGATTAAAACTGCCACAGATCTAGAGATCCGTGGTCTTTCCGGTGACCAGAGAAATCAAGAAAATAGTCGTAGCCCTTATACGAGAGTGGAAACGCGGATGCAACGGTGTCACATAGAGGCGAGAGTTCATACAACGGAGTACATGAAGGAACCGTCCGTGATTCCATTTTTACCAAAACAGTCTTCCATAGAGTCATTAGAGGATCACATCAAGGTGGAAGAAATTGAGGTGGAAGACGATCCGATGGTGATCGATGGGCACGAGGATACATTCGATGAACCTTTGCGATCGTCGGAAACGCAAATT AGACGTATGCCACCGCCAATGTACAAGCGAGAGACAAGATTTAAAGGTCAGAAAAGGGTCTCGGTGGGACGTTCAATGAGAAACAATGATGTATTAGAATTTAGATCAAAGGAGCGTATAGCTTCGAAGGAAGAGTCTACGAGGGAGTGCTATGAAGACTCGTCGAACACGGTTAAGTCCGAACCAACTTTTAACAACACATCTGCAGATCCTACG GAATCGTCAAAGAACATGGATGACAGTCCAAGATTAACTATCAAGAAGAAGGGCGATAATCTTACGAAGAAGTCAGGAttgaacgaaggaaaagaagcCAAACCGATACAGCCCAAGTCTGAAAAAGCGCAACATAAACCTTTCCCTTGCGACCTCTGTACTTTAGCCTTTACGAGAGCTTCTCATTTGGCCAGACACAGAAGAGTTCATACGGGTGAACGACCATTTGCCTGTAGCATTTGTCCCCGAATGTTTGCCAGACAGGACAAATTGAAGCAGCATTTGGACTCGCACTTACAATGGCCAAAAAGGAAGAATAGCTTGTCAAGTTCGAGTTGTCAATCAGCACCGTCGGCGGTGGTTAAAGGGAAAAGGGGTAGACCGAGAAAG GTAAATTTAGAACAGTCCGCCATGGaagaaattctgaaatttgGCGAATTCAGTTCTCTACTAAACAAATCCCATTCCGCGAATGCGACGAGCAAAAATGAAGATTTCGCATCCgttgaaaacgaaagaaaaatgaaggaaCAGGAAGAGTATATCGCGGAAGAAGGGAACGAAGATAAAGACAAAGATGCTAACAGAGATAAAGACAATTATGGTTGTCAGGTCGAAAACGGTCAAGAtatagtttaa
- the LOC122572003 gene encoding protein jim lovell-like isoform X4, which yields MFKHQHYFVAVNTERVITMGEKTFNLTWNNHLANLSGLFEGLYKSGSLTDTTLACQGGMLRAHRLVLAACSPYFERVFKEHYGEQPILILKGVAVEEMECLLDFMYRGSIDVAEEHLPSLIKTATDLEIRGLSGDQRNQENSRSPYTRVETRMQRCHIEARVHTTEYMKEPSVIPFLPKQSSIESLEDHIKVEEIEVEDDPMVIDGHEDTFDEPLRSSETQIRRMPPPMYKRETRFKGQKRVSVGRSMRNNDVLEFRSKERIASKEESTRECYEDSSNTESSKNMDDSPRLTIKKKGDNLTKKSGLNEGKEAKPIQPKSEKAQHKPFPCDLCTLAFTRASHLARHRRVHTGERPFACSICPRMFARQDKLKQHLDSHLQWPKRKNSLSSSSCQSAPSAVVKGKRGRPRKVNLEQSAMEEILKFGEFSSLLNKSHSANATSKNEDFASVENERKMKEQEEYIAEEGNEDKDKDANRDKDNYGCQVENGQDIV from the exons ATGTTTAAACATCAACACTACTTCGTTGCAG TGAACACTGAACGCGTCATAACAATGGGTGAGAAAACATTCAACCTAACTTGGAACAATCACCTAGCGAACTTGTCTGGATTGTTTGAAGGACTCTATAAGAGTGGTTCCTTAACTGATACAACGTTAGCTTGTCAAGGTGGAATGTTAAGGGCACATAGACTGGTCTTGGCAGCATGCAGTCCTTATTTTGAAAGAGTTTTCAAAGAACACTATGGTGAACAGccaattcttattttaaaag GTGTTGCAGTTGAAGAAATGGAATGTCTTTTGGATTTTATGTACCGTGGTTCGATCGATGTCGCTGAAGAACATTTGCCATCTTTGATTAAAACTGCCACAGATCTAGAGATCCGTGGTCTTTCCGGTGACCAGAGAAATCAAGAAAATAGTCGTAGCCCTTATACGAGAGTGGAAACGCGGATGCAACGGTGTCACATAGAGGCGAGAGTTCATACAACGGAGTACATGAAGGAACCGTCCGTGATTCCATTTTTACCAAAACAGTCTTCCATAGAGTCATTAGAGGATCACATCAAGGTGGAAGAAATTGAGGTGGAAGACGATCCGATGGTGATCGATGGGCACGAGGATACATTCGATGAACCTTTGCGATCGTCGGAAACGCAAATT AGACGTATGCCACCGCCAATGTACAAGCGAGAGACAAGATTTAAAGGTCAGAAAAGGGTCTCGGTGGGACGTTCAATGAGAAACAATGATGTATTAGAATTTAGATCAAAGGAGCGTATAGCTTCGAAGGAAGAGTCTACGAGGGAGTGCTATGAAGACTCGTCGAACACG GAATCGTCAAAGAACATGGATGACAGTCCAAGATTAACTATCAAGAAGAAGGGCGATAATCTTACGAAGAAGTCAGGAttgaacgaaggaaaagaagcCAAACCGATACAGCCCAAGTCTGAAAAAGCGCAACATAAACCTTTCCCTTGCGACCTCTGTACTTTAGCCTTTACGAGAGCTTCTCATTTGGCCAGACACAGAAGAGTTCATACGGGTGAACGACCATTTGCCTGTAGCATTTGTCCCCGAATGTTTGCCAGACAGGACAAATTGAAGCAGCATTTGGACTCGCACTTACAATGGCCAAAAAGGAAGAATAGCTTGTCAAGTTCGAGTTGTCAATCAGCACCGTCGGCGGTGGTTAAAGGGAAAAGGGGTAGACCGAGAAAG GTAAATTTAGAACAGTCCGCCATGGaagaaattctgaaatttgGCGAATTCAGTTCTCTACTAAACAAATCCCATTCCGCGAATGCGACGAGCAAAAATGAAGATTTCGCATCCgttgaaaacgaaagaaaaatgaaggaaCAGGAAGAGTATATCGCGGAAGAAGGGAACGAAGATAAAGACAAAGATGCTAACAGAGATAAAGACAATTATGGTTGTCAGGTCGAAAACGGTCAAGAtatagtttaa
- the LOC122572003 gene encoding zinc finger protein 148-like isoform X3 codes for MGEKTFNLTWNNHLANLSGLFEGLYKSGSLTDTTLACQGGMLRAHRLVLAACSPYFERVFKEHYGEQPILILKGVAVEEMECLLDFMYRGSIDVAEEHLPSLIKTATDLEIRGLSGDQRNQENSRSPYTRVETRMQRCHIEARVHTTEYMKEPSVIPFLPKQSSIESLEDHIKVEEIEVEDDPMVIDGHEDTFDEPLRSSETQIRRMPPPMYKRETRFKGQKRVSVGRSMRNNDVLEFRSKERIASKEESTRECYEDSSNTVKSEPTFNNTSADPTVPDIQMNDDLQERDESLESSKNMDDSPRLTIKKKGDNLTKKSGLNEGKEAKPIQPKSEKAQHKPFPCDLCTLAFTRASHLARHRRVHTGERPFACSICPRMFARQDKLKQHLDSHLQWPKRKNSLSSSSCQSAPSAVVKGKRGRPRKVNLEQSAMEEILKFGEFSSLLNKSHSANATSKNEDFASVENERKMKEQEEYIAEEGNEDKDKDANRDKDNYGCQVENGQDIV; via the exons ATGGGTGAGAAAACATTCAACCTAACTTGGAACAATCACCTAGCGAACTTGTCTGGATTGTTTGAAGGACTCTATAAGAGTGGTTCCTTAACTGATACAACGTTAGCTTGTCAAGGTGGAATGTTAAGGGCACATAGACTGGTCTTGGCAGCATGCAGTCCTTATTTTGAAAGAGTTTTCAAAGAACACTATGGTGAACAGccaattcttattttaaaag GTGTTGCAGTTGAAGAAATGGAATGTCTTTTGGATTTTATGTACCGTGGTTCGATCGATGTCGCTGAAGAACATTTGCCATCTTTGATTAAAACTGCCACAGATCTAGAGATCCGTGGTCTTTCCGGTGACCAGAGAAATCAAGAAAATAGTCGTAGCCCTTATACGAGAGTGGAAACGCGGATGCAACGGTGTCACATAGAGGCGAGAGTTCATACAACGGAGTACATGAAGGAACCGTCCGTGATTCCATTTTTACCAAAACAGTCTTCCATAGAGTCATTAGAGGATCACATCAAGGTGGAAGAAATTGAGGTGGAAGACGATCCGATGGTGATCGATGGGCACGAGGATACATTCGATGAACCTTTGCGATCGTCGGAAACGCAAATT AGACGTATGCCACCGCCAATGTACAAGCGAGAGACAAGATTTAAAGGTCAGAAAAGGGTCTCGGTGGGACGTTCAATGAGAAACAATGATGTATTAGAATTTAGATCAAAGGAGCGTATAGCTTCGAAGGAAGAGTCTACGAGGGAGTGCTATGAAGACTCGTCGAACACGGTTAAGTCCGAACCAACTTTTAACAACACATCTGCAGATCCTACGGTACCGGATATACAGATGAACGACGACTTACAAGAACGAGATGAAAGTCTG GAATCGTCAAAGAACATGGATGACAGTCCAAGATTAACTATCAAGAAGAAGGGCGATAATCTTACGAAGAAGTCAGGAttgaacgaaggaaaagaagcCAAACCGATACAGCCCAAGTCTGAAAAAGCGCAACATAAACCTTTCCCTTGCGACCTCTGTACTTTAGCCTTTACGAGAGCTTCTCATTTGGCCAGACACAGAAGAGTTCATACGGGTGAACGACCATTTGCCTGTAGCATTTGTCCCCGAATGTTTGCCAGACAGGACAAATTGAAGCAGCATTTGGACTCGCACTTACAATGGCCAAAAAGGAAGAATAGCTTGTCAAGTTCGAGTTGTCAATCAGCACCGTCGGCGGTGGTTAAAGGGAAAAGGGGTAGACCGAGAAAG GTAAATTTAGAACAGTCCGCCATGGaagaaattctgaaatttgGCGAATTCAGTTCTCTACTAAACAAATCCCATTCCGCGAATGCGACGAGCAAAAATGAAGATTTCGCATCCgttgaaaacgaaagaaaaatgaaggaaCAGGAAGAGTATATCGCGGAAGAAGGGAACGAAGATAAAGACAAAGATGCTAACAGAGATAAAGACAATTATGGTTGTCAGGTCGAAAACGGTCAAGAtatagtttaa
- the LOC122572003 gene encoding zinc finger protein 148-like isoform X5 produces MECLLDFMYRGSIDVAEEHLPSLIKTATDLEIRGLSGDQRNQENSRSPYTRVETRMQRCHIEARVHTTEYMKEPSVIPFLPKQSSIESLEDHIKVEEIEVEDDPMVIDGHEDTFDEPLRSSETQIRRMPPPMYKRETRFKGQKRVSVGRSMRNNDVLEFRSKERIASKEESTRECYEDSSNTVKSEPTFNNTSADPTVPDIQMNDDLQERDESLESSKNMDDSPRLTIKKKGDNLTKKSGLNEGKEAKPIQPKSEKAQHKPFPCDLCTLAFTRASHLARHRRVHTGERPFACSICPRMFARQDKLKQHLDSHLQWPKRKNSLSSSSCQSAPSAVVKGKRGRPRKVNLEQSAMEEILKFGEFSSLLNKSHSANATSKNEDFASVENERKMKEQEEYIAEEGNEDKDKDANRDKDNYGCQVENGQDIV; encoded by the exons ATGGAATGTCTTTTGGATTTTATGTACCGTGGTTCGATCGATGTCGCTGAAGAACATTTGCCATCTTTGATTAAAACTGCCACAGATCTAGAGATCCGTGGTCTTTCCGGTGACCAGAGAAATCAAGAAAATAGTCGTAGCCCTTATACGAGAGTGGAAACGCGGATGCAACGGTGTCACATAGAGGCGAGAGTTCATACAACGGAGTACATGAAGGAACCGTCCGTGATTCCATTTTTACCAAAACAGTCTTCCATAGAGTCATTAGAGGATCACATCAAGGTGGAAGAAATTGAGGTGGAAGACGATCCGATGGTGATCGATGGGCACGAGGATACATTCGATGAACCTTTGCGATCGTCGGAAACGCAAATT AGACGTATGCCACCGCCAATGTACAAGCGAGAGACAAGATTTAAAGGTCAGAAAAGGGTCTCGGTGGGACGTTCAATGAGAAACAATGATGTATTAGAATTTAGATCAAAGGAGCGTATAGCTTCGAAGGAAGAGTCTACGAGGGAGTGCTATGAAGACTCGTCGAACACGGTTAAGTCCGAACCAACTTTTAACAACACATCTGCAGATCCTACGGTACCGGATATACAGATGAACGACGACTTACAAGAACGAGATGAAAGTCTG GAATCGTCAAAGAACATGGATGACAGTCCAAGATTAACTATCAAGAAGAAGGGCGATAATCTTACGAAGAAGTCAGGAttgaacgaaggaaaagaagcCAAACCGATACAGCCCAAGTCTGAAAAAGCGCAACATAAACCTTTCCCTTGCGACCTCTGTACTTTAGCCTTTACGAGAGCTTCTCATTTGGCCAGACACAGAAGAGTTCATACGGGTGAACGACCATTTGCCTGTAGCATTTGTCCCCGAATGTTTGCCAGACAGGACAAATTGAAGCAGCATTTGGACTCGCACTTACAATGGCCAAAAAGGAAGAATAGCTTGTCAAGTTCGAGTTGTCAATCAGCACCGTCGGCGGTGGTTAAAGGGAAAAGGGGTAGACCGAGAAAG GTAAATTTAGAACAGTCCGCCATGGaagaaattctgaaatttgGCGAATTCAGTTCTCTACTAAACAAATCCCATTCCGCGAATGCGACGAGCAAAAATGAAGATTTCGCATCCgttgaaaacgaaagaaaaatgaaggaaCAGGAAGAGTATATCGCGGAAGAAGGGAACGAAGATAAAGACAAAGATGCTAACAGAGATAAAGACAATTATGGTTGTCAGGTCGAAAACGGTCAAGAtatagtttaa